CAAGGAAGATTTTACACATATCCATAAACGGAAATTATATTTAAAATTATCCTTAATTTAATGAAGTATATAATTTCCTATGGATTATTAAAAAATATAAATATTTGATAAAGAGTATAAAAAGCTGTGTAAGGAAATAATATCAGTGGATATATTAAGTGATGTAATCAATTTCAAATAAAAGATTTTGATATTGACATAACTTACAAATTATGATAGTTTATATTAGTGATATAGTTTAACATTGGGTAGGTGTGCCCGAATAGAAGAAGTGATTCAATTCATATATATATTTACTGTGGACTAGGAGGTGTTGATAGTGAGAGTAAACATTACATTAGCTTGTACAGAATGCAAACAAAGAAATTACAGCACAACTAAGAATAAGAAAAACAATCCTGACAGAATTGAAATGAAGAAGTATTGCAAATTCTGTAAAACTCATACAATTCATAAAGAAACTAAGTAGTTCTAGCAGAAAATTTAGAGAAAGCTTATATTACTTAATTTTAGATATTAATCTACATTAATTTTTAAGTTCATAGTTTTCTATGAATTAAAAAATACAGGTAAGGGTGTGAAGTGGATGGCTGCTCAAACAAGTGCTGATAAAGGCGCTAAAAAAATTGGGGGATTTTTTAAAGGCGTTAAAGCTGAGTTAAAAAAAGTAAGTTGGCCTAACAAGAAACAGCTTGTTAACTATACAACTGTTGTTTTAGTTAGCTGTGCATTGATGGCTTTATTAGTTTGGCTTCTT
This portion of the Caloranaerobacter ferrireducens genome encodes:
- the rpmG gene encoding 50S ribosomal protein L33 gives rise to the protein MRVNITLACTECKQRNYSTTKNKKNNPDRIEMKKYCKFCKTHTIHKETK
- the secE gene encoding preprotein translocase subunit SecE gives rise to the protein MAAQTSADKGAKKIGGFFKGVKAELKKVSWPNKKQLVNYTTVVLVSCALMALLVWLLDTTAHQLLKFILG